GGTCGAAGGTGATCTGGAAGAACGACAGGATACCGACGGTCACGATCACGTCGTGGACCAGCGACACAATGGCGCCGACCGCGAATTTCCACTGAAAGCGAAACGCCAGGTAGATCAGGATGCCCCCCAGCGCCATCAGCATGCCGAGGCCGCCCTGGTCGCGCAGCTCTTCACCGACCTGCGGACCAACGAACTCGACGCGCTTGACCACGGCCGGGTTGTCGCCGCCGACTTTCTGCAGCGCCTCTGCCACCTGGTGGCCCAGTTGCGGGTCTTCACCCGGCATCCGCACCAGCAGGTCGGTGGTCGCGCCGAAGCTCTGCACCACGGCTTCGTGATAACCCGAGCTCACCAGCTGCTCGCGCACCTTGGTCACATCGGCCGGACGCTCATAAGTCAGCTCGATCAGCGTACCGCCGGTGAAGTCCAGGCCGTAGTTCATGCCTTTGGTGGCAACGCTGAACATCGCCAGCAGGGTCAGCAGCAGTGTGATGCCGAACGCAACGTTGCGAACGCCCATGAAGTTGATTGTACGTAACATGGCAGCCCCTTAAATCCACAACTTCTTGAAGTCACGACCGCCGAAGATCAAGTTGACCATCGCGCGGGTAACCATGATGGCCGTGAACATCGAGGTCAGCACCCCGAGGGACATGGTCACGGCGAAGCCCTTGACCGGACCTGTACCCATGGCAAACAGAATCCCGCCCACCAGCAAGGTGGTCAGGTTGGCGTCGAGAATCGCAGTGAATGCGCGCCCGAAACCTTCGTTGATTGCCCGTTGTACGGTCATGCCGGCGGCGATTTCCTCACGAATCCGCGAGAAGATCAGCACGTTGGCGTCGACCGCCATACCCATGGTCAAGACGATACCGGCGATACCCGGCAGGGTCAGGGTAGCCCCCAGCAGCGACATCAGGGCCAGCAGCAGCACCATGTTCACGCCCAGCGCCACGGTGGCGATCAAGCCGAAGAAGCGGTAGATGGCGATGATGAACAGCGAGACGAACAGCATGCCCCACAGCGACGCATCGATACCCTTGGTGATGTTGTCAGCACCCAGGCTTGGACCAATGGTGCGCTCTTCAGCGAAGTACATCGGCGCCGCCAGACCACCGGCACGCAGCAGCAGGGCCAGTTCCGAGGACTCGCCTTGGCCGTTCAGGCCGGTGATGCGGAACTGCGCACCGAGCGGCGACTGAATGGTCGCCAGGCTGATGATTTTCTTCTCTTCCTTGAAGGTCTGCACCGCCACGTCTTTCTCGACACCGTCGACTACCTGCTTGACGTAGGTGGTCACCGGACGCTGCTCGATGAAGATTACCGCCATGCTGCGACCCACGTTGGAACGGGTCGCACGGTTCATCAGCTCGCCGCCATGACCGTCCAGGCGAATGTTCACCTCCGGCGTGCCGTGCTCACCGAAACCAGCCTTGGCGTCAGTCACCTGGTCGCCAGTGATGATCAGGCCACGCTCGATTTGCGCAGGAGGACGCTTGCCCTCGCGGAACTCGAACATCTCGGAAGTGGCTTTGGATGCGCCCGGCTCAGCGGCCAGACGGAACTCAAGGTTGGCCGTCTTGCCGAGGATACGCTTGGCTTCGGCAGTGTCCTGCACGCCTGGCAGCTCAACCACGATGCGGTTGGCACCCTGACGCTGAACGATAGGCTCGGCAACACCCAGCTCGTTGACGCGGTTACGGACCGTGGTCAAGTTCTGCTTGATGGAGTATTCACGGATTTCCGCCAGCTTGGCCGGGGTCATCGCCAGACGCAGTACCGGCTGACCATTGAGGTCGGCGGGAACAATGTCGAAATCGTTGAAGCTCTTGCGGATCAGGCTACGGGCTTGTTCGCGGGCCGCTTCATCAGTGAAGCCCAGCTGAATGGCACCGTTGAGTTGCGGCAGGCTGCGATAGCGCAGACGCTCTTTGCGCAACAGGCTCTTGACGTCGCCTTCGTAGACTTTCATGCGCGCGTCGATGGCTTTGTCCATGTCGACTTCGAGCAGGAAGTGCACGCCACCGGACAAGTCCAGACCCAGCTTCATCGGGTGCGCGCCGAGGCTGCGCAGCCATTGCGGAGTGGTTTGTGCCAGGTTCAGTGCAACGACATAGTCATCACCCAGAGCCTTGCGCACGACGTCCTTGGCCGGAAGTTGGTCTTCCTGCTTGGTCAGACGAATCAGGCCGCCCTTGCCGTTGGCTGCCAGGGTGGCCGCCTTGACGTTGATCCCGGCATCGTTGAGCGCTTTGCTCACACGATCCAGATCCGCCTGATTGACCTGCAGCGCAGTGCTTGCACCGCTGACCTGAATGGCCGGGTCATCAGGGTAAAGATTGGGAGCGGAATAAATCAGACCGATCGCCAGCACCGCCAGGATCAGTACGTATTTCCACAGAGGGTATTTGTTCAGCATCACGCCGCCCGCTTATGACGCGGGGCGCCTTGCGCGCCCCGTCGATTGGTAGAAGATGAAACTTAGATCGCTTTCAGCGTGCCTTTTGGCAGCGTGGCAGCGATGGCGCCTTTCTGGAACTTCAGCTCTACCGAGTCAGAAACTTCGAGAACCACGAAATCATCCGCTACTTTGGTGATCTTGCCGGCGATGCCGCCAGTAGTTACCACTTCGTCACCCTTCTGCAAGCTGCCCAGCAGATTCTTCTGCTCTTTGGCGCGCTTGGCCTGTGGACGCCAGATCATCAGATAGAAGATGACCAGGAAGCCAACCAGGAAAATCCACTCAAAACCAGTGCCAGCAGGGCCGGCAGCAGGTGCAGCGGCATCTGCCATCGCGTTCGAGATAAAAAAGCTCATTTAGCACTCCAGTTGCTGAATTAGGGTCTTAAACGTTTGAAACTCAGTCCAAGGGCGGAACAGGCAAGCCGCGCTTGGCATAGAAGGCATCGACAAAGGCGGCCAATGTACCCTGTTGAATAGCCTCGCGCAAACCAGCCATAAGCACTTGATAATGGCGCAAGTTATGGATGGTATTGAGCATGCTCCCCAGCATTTCGCCGCACTTGTCCAGGTGATGCAGATAAGCGCGGGAGAAGTTCTGGCAGGTATAGCAATCGCAGGTCGGATCGAGCGGCGAATCATCATGGCGATGGAACGCGTTACGGATCTTCAGCACACCAGTATCAATGAACAGGTGCCCATTGCGGGCATTACGGGTTGGCATCACGCAATCGAACATGTCCACCCCGCGGCGCACACCCTCAACCAAGTCTTCCGGCTTGCCAACACCCATAAGGTAACGAGGTTTGTCAGCCGGCATCTGGCCCGGCAGGTAATCCAGCACCTTGATCATCTCGTGCTTGGGCTCGCCCACCGACAAACCGCCAATGGCCAGGCCATCGAAGCCGATCTTGTCGAGGCCTTCCAGGGAGCGCATGCGCAGGTCCTGGTGCATGCCGCCCTGAACGATGCCGAACAGCGCCGCCGTGTTGTCGCCATGGGCGTTTTTCGAGCGCTGGGCCCAACGCAGGGACAACTCCATGGAAATCCGCGCGACGTCTTCATCCGCCGGGTACGGCGTGCATTCGTCGAAAATCATCACAATGTCGGAGCCGAGGTCGCGCTGCACCTGCATCGACTCTTCCGGGCCCATGAACACTTTCGCGCCATCGACTGGCGAGGCGAAGGTCACGCCCTCCTCCTTGATCTTGCGCATGGCGCCCAGGCTGAACACCTGGAAACCGCCGGAGTCGGTCAGGATCGGGCCTTTCCACTGCATGAAATCGTGCAGGTCGCCATGCTTCTTGATCACTTCCGTGCCCGGGCGCAGCCACAGGTGGAAGGTGTTGCCCAGAATGATCTCGGCGCCAGTGGCCTCGATATCCCGTGGCAGCATGCCCTTGACCGTGCCGTAGGTGCCCACCGGCATGAAGGCCGGGGTCTCGACGGTGCCACGGGGGAACGTCAGGCGACCGCGACGGGCCTTGCCGTCGGTGGCCAGCAATTCAAACGACATACGACATTCGCGACTCATACTGTTTCCTCTGGGCCCGCTTCTTTAGGGGCAGTCGGCGCAGGATTACGGGTAATGAACATCGCATCACCGTAGCTGAAAAAACGGTATCCGTTGTCGACCGCGGCTTTGTAGGCCGCCATGGTCTGCGGATAACCGGCAAACGCCGAAACCAGCATCAACAGCGTGGATTCGGGCAAATGGAAGTTGGTGACCAGGGCATCGACCACATGGAACGGCCGGCCCGGGTAGATAAAGATATCGGTGTCGCCACTGAACGGCTTGAGCACGCCATCGCGCGCGGCGCTTTCCAGGGAACGCACGCTGGTGGTGCCTACTGCGACCACACGACCGCCGCGCGCACGGCAGGCGGCAACCGCATCCACCACGTCCTGGCCGACTTCCAGCCATTCGCTGTGCATGTGGTGATCTTCGATCTTCTCCACGCGCACCGGCTGGAAGGTGCCCGCGCCGACGTGCAGGGTCACGAACGCGGTCTCGACGCCCTTGGCGGCAATCGCCTCGAGCAACGGCTGGTCGAAATGCAGCCCCGCCGTCGGCGCCGCCACCGCGCCCAGGCGCTCGGCATACACCGTCTGATAACGCTCGCGGTCCGAACCTTCGTCCGGGCGGTCTATATAAGGAGGCAGCGGCATGTGCCCAACGCGGTCGAGCAGCGGCAGCACTTCCTCGGCAAAGCCCAGTTCGAACAGCGCATCATGGCGCGCCAGCATCTCGGCCTCACCACCGCCATCGATGAGGATCTTCGACCCCGGCTTCGGCGACTTGCTGGAGCGCACATGGGCCAGCACGCGGTGACTGTCGAGCACCCGCTCCACCAGGATTTCCAGCTTGCCGCCGGAAGCCTTCTGGCCAAACAGCCGCGCCGGAATCACCCGGGTATTGTTGAACACCATCAAATCGCCCGGGCGCAAATGCTCGAGCAAATCAGTGAATTGACGGTGAGCCAGGGCGCCGCTGACTCCATCGAGAGTCAACAGGCGACTGCCGCGCCGCTCGGCCAACGGGTGGCGAGCGATCAGCGAATCAGGAAGGTCGAAAGTAAAGTCAGCAACGCGCATGATGGGGTGTCGTCTAGCAGGGCCGGGAAGTCTAGCGGAAATATCAAAAATTCTCTATGTACCTGATTGACCGACGGTAATCACCTCTCTATACTCCGCGGCCATTGCCCTGATGGCGGAATTGGTAGACGCGGCGGATTCAAAATCCGTTTTCGAAAGGAGTGGGAGTTCGAGTCTCCCTCGGGGCACCAAAATTGAAAAAGGTCTTGCGAAAGCAAGGCCTTTTTTTTCGCCCACAGAAAAGCCCCCCCCCCCTGTGGGAGCTGGCTTGCCAGCGATGCTCTTGATCTGCCCTTCAATGCCTCAACGCCACCCGCACCGCCGGAACGTTTCACAAGGATTCCCCCCATGGAATTGCACCTGGAAACCGCCGCCCTCTTCTCCCTCAAGCTGGCTTATGAGTCGGAAGGTTCAAGCCCGATTTTGCGGGATGACTTGGTGATGGGGGATTACCAGCGGGATGTGTTTGAGTTGCTGGTTCGGCGGGGGGATGTTGAGGGGATTCAGGTGAAGGTGGGTGAGTGGGGTTGGCGTTGGAGGCTGTTGGGGGGGGTGTGGGAAGCCGTTGGGGCGGGAGTTGGGGAGGTTGGCGGGGCATTTTGCCGGGATTCGGGCGATGGAACAGCTTCATGCCCCGCTCATCGCGCTCAAGGATTATCTGAAAGACATTCAATGAATAAGGCGGGTGGCTTAAAAAGCTGGTGCGTCTGATAGTGGAACGCCGCCGGCGCTACTGTCCATTTTTTCCAATATCAAATCCTGCCCCCTTTTCCGTTTTTCCGTCCCCTTTCGCCATAAATTTGTCCCCCTTTCCAGTCATGCAGGAAGCATTGATGTACTGCTACCCCGCGTCGTCGCTGAGGTGCGGCGTGATTGTTGACCCAACGGCAGCCCTGCCTACAAATTAGTATCAGTGATCAATATCGGTTATGGATAAGCCGGCGGTAGGCTATAAATGAGATATGAGGTGTTGGAGGATGCAGATTTCCAGCAGTCAGCCTCGCCAAAATATCTGCATGATGGCATTGTGCAACTCACCGCTCAGCCGCACGAACTTCTGGGCGTTTAGACAGAAAGAAATATTCACTGAAGAAAGCTGGACGCGGAATTCTTAAAAAGGAACTGCAAGCATGATCCACGACGCGACCCCCTCTTGGAGTGGATACAACTACCAAGGCAAGCTTGCGCTTCATCATGTACTTTGTCACATAAGTGAAAAGCTTAGAGCAGATGCTGCACACACATTCCACGGAGACTCAATTGTCTTGGAGAACAACGAGGACTTTGAATTATTTGTAAATGGTGAACTGGTGTCCTTTCACCAAGTTAAAGCCTACGAAAAACAAAGTTTTAGTTCATATGACGAGGCGCTCTTTGGGCTTGCACTAAACTTATACAATCAACCAGGCCCGCTAGGCTATATACACACCTGGAAGTCGATAAATCTTCCGACGGGTAAGAACCTGCAACAAGCCATCGAAGATTTTATCAGGGAACTGATAACTGAACATGACACTACTCCGGCGTCGAGCACGATTTTCAAAGCGGTTAACGTTGCGCCAGATAGAAATAAAACGGCGAAAATAATTAAGCAGGCATTTGATAGACTAACAGCGGAAAAAGTTTATGAGGCGCTACAAGCTATCGTGACTAATCCGTCTTTAGCATTATCCAGAATACAAAGCTATATGTATAACGGAAGAGCATACTGCAGCATTGATGATATAAACAACCTAATCAAGTCGAAACTTCAAGAAATTCTTACCATAAGAGGAGGAGTGAATACTACAAAGCAGATCGATAGCGGCTTTCACAACCTACTTGAAATGATAGATGTATACGTGACGAAACGACACCTGCAAAAGCAAGCATCTGAGCTTTTACATATCGACTTACCAGACATTGTCACGATTTTGGATTCAGACTATGCAGATGTAAGCAGTCAATATTTGGCTATCAAATTCAAAGAACGTTTTTTCCGCCTCTTTGATGAGTTTGTGAACAATCCCGACTACTACTCAACCCCCGAAGATTTAGAAGGGTTTGTGTGCAACCTCTCCCAGATCCGATATACGTTATTGAATGCCGATCCTGATAGCCTCTTCAGTTATTACAAAAACTTCTCGCCATCCGTTAAATTTGATTCACTAACAAATATCGAACAAGCTCTTGCGGTCAATGAAACCGGCGTAACAGACGTACTGCTAAGGATTTTTAATGCCATAGATTGTACGTACTGTGAAAATGATGCAGCCCGCAATAAGCTAGTGTATCGATCACTCACTAACCTTGCGAATTATTATCTGCCAACAACTATAAATGATCGGTCGCCTACCAACATTGCCAAGAAGCTCAGGGCCAACACTCGGATAGTCGAGGATCTATATGAAGTTAACCATATGATCTATGGCGGGCCCCAGAGGATGTCACTGTATGAACAAGCAGCCACGCATACCACGGCACCACCGTCGGCCAACATGGAAGAGGAAGAGCCACGCGACGATTATTTTAGTAATCTACGGCTAATACCAATTGAGCAAGCCATGGACGAACTTAATGCTGATTAATATTATCGATAAAGTTTTTTTGAATAACGGGTATGAGGCTGTACATTTCGAGCACAGCTATGGCGAATTGATAACAAAGCTTTTCAAGCCTAAAGAAGCCGAGAACAAGGCCGAATACTATCTGATTGTAGAACACCCGAATGCCATGAACCGTCATGCCGACGAATTGCTTTCCGAGTGGGCGGATGGCTTACATCTTAAAGTTCGAGAAAATCCGAAGGTAGACAGGGTGTTCTCTAAAAATTGTACAATGATAATCTGCTGGCCTGAGCTTGCCATCACCAACAAGCAAGTATTTCAGCTGGAAGAGGATCGATACAATTTCAAAAAAAATGTAATTTCCTATAGCTCGAAAGAACTCTCTGATCTACAGGCAAAAAACAGCGACTTTACACTTGCACAGTTAAATGAATTGGTCAGCCAAGGCGACGGGGCATATTTTCAAAGATTTAAAGAAAAATCCGCCGAACTTGAGAATTACTACTCACTTTTACTTAAGATATTTATAAAGATACCTTTTGTAACATATCTGCATGATCCAAAGCGACTATTTGACCTGGACTCGTCTTTAACTGCCAATCTGTCTGCAAGCGAATTGGATTTGTATGAGTTTTCGCTAAGGATTGATGAGAATCTTGATGATGAGGAATTAATGTCAGAATTCCTGAAGAGGACAACCTAATGATAAGGCTGTCGAGCATAGAATTTACCAACTTCAAAGTATTTGGCAGTGACATTTATCGGATCAACTTCAATGATAGTGATCTGATGCTTCTAGACGGACCCAATGGATATGGAAAAACGTCGGTTTTCGATGCCATTGAATTGGCTCTCTCCGGAACAATTAAACGTTTCATCAGTACGGATGGTCGTCAGACCCCTGATGATGTTGTTGTTGCTTTTGACCCTAGATCAGATGTCCTAATTGATGTAGTGCTTTCACGCTCACCAGAAGATCTATTATCGTTCAGGCGCAAACTTAAATCCCCAATACCTACAGGCGCACAAAAGATATCTCGCTTCCCCGAGCTTTGGGATGTATTTATCAGAGACGGAGCTGATTGGAGGCCTGCAAAGCAAACTGACGTAGACAGAATCCTTAAAAACAATAACTTCACCAGAGACTTTCATCTATTCCATTATGTTCAGCAAGAGGAAGCGGCTTCATTTTTGAAGTCAAATAGTGAAACTGCACGAGCTACTGAAATATCTCAGCTTTTTGGTGATACCGCCGCCGCAGAAGCTAAATACACACGCCTGAAAAATACTGAAAAGCGGCTTGCCTCCCAGCGTACAATACAGCTTCAAAAAGCCGAGCTATTAAAAAAGAGCCACAACATTGACAGCGCTAGGCATACAACCAAATTTGGTGAAGTC
This region of Pseudomonas fluorescens genomic DNA includes:
- the secF gene encoding protein translocase subunit SecF, with translation MLRTINFMGVRNVAFGITLLLTLLAMFSVATKGMNYGLDFTGGTLIELTYERPADVTKVREQLVSSGYHEAVVQSFGATTDLLVRMPGEDPQLGHQVAEALQKVGGDNPAVVKRVEFVGPQVGEELRDQGGLGMLMALGGILIYLAFRFQWKFAVGAIVSLVHDVIVTVGILSFFQITFDLTVLAAVLAIIGYSLNDTIVVFDRVRENFRVLRKATLIENLNISTTQTLLRTIATSVSTLLAIAALLIFGGDNLWGFSVALLVGVLAGTYSSIYIANVVLIWLNLSSEDLIPPANTEKEVDDRP
- the secD gene encoding protein translocase subunit SecD, whose protein sequence is MLNKYPLWKYVLILAVLAIGLIYSAPNLYPDDPAIQVSGASTALQVNQADLDRVSKALNDAGINVKAATLAANGKGGLIRLTKQEDQLPAKDVVRKALGDDYVVALNLAQTTPQWLRSLGAHPMKLGLDLSGGVHFLLEVDMDKAIDARMKVYEGDVKSLLRKERLRYRSLPQLNGAIQLGFTDEAAREQARSLIRKSFNDFDIVPADLNGQPVLRLAMTPAKLAEIREYSIKQNLTTVRNRVNELGVAEPIVQRQGANRIVVELPGVQDTAEAKRILGKTANLEFRLAAEPGASKATSEMFEFREGKRPPAQIERGLIITGDQVTDAKAGFGEHGTPEVNIRLDGHGGELMNRATRSNVGRSMAVIFIEQRPVTTYVKQVVDGVEKDVAVQTFKEEKKIISLATIQSPLGAQFRITGLNGQGESSELALLLRAGGLAAPMYFAEERTIGPSLGADNITKGIDASLWGMLFVSLFIIAIYRFFGLIATVALGVNMVLLLALMSLLGATLTLPGIAGIVLTMGMAVDANVLIFSRIREEIAAGMTVQRAINEGFGRAFTAILDANLTTLLVGGILFAMGTGPVKGFAVTMSLGVLTSMFTAIMVTRAMVNLIFGGRDFKKLWI
- the yajC gene encoding preprotein translocase subunit YajC, which produces MSFFISNAMADAAAPAAGPAGTGFEWIFLVGFLVIFYLMIWRPQAKRAKEQKNLLGSLQKGDEVVTTGGIAGKITKVADDFVVLEVSDSVELKFQKGAIAATLPKGTLKAI
- the tgt gene encoding tRNA guanosine(34) transglycosylase Tgt, producing MSFELLATDGKARRGRLTFPRGTVETPAFMPVGTYGTVKGMLPRDIEATGAEIILGNTFHLWLRPGTEVIKKHGDLHDFMQWKGPILTDSGGFQVFSLGAMRKIKEEGVTFASPVDGAKVFMGPEESMQVQRDLGSDIVMIFDECTPYPADEDVARISMELSLRWAQRSKNAHGDNTAALFGIVQGGMHQDLRMRSLEGLDKIGFDGLAIGGLSVGEPKHEMIKVLDYLPGQMPADKPRYLMGVGKPEDLVEGVRRGVDMFDCVMPTRNARNGHLFIDTGVLKIRNAFHRHDDSPLDPTCDCYTCQNFSRAYLHHLDKCGEMLGSMLNTIHNLRHYQVLMAGLREAIQQGTLAAFVDAFYAKRGLPVPPLD
- the queA gene encoding tRNA preQ1(34) S-adenosylmethionine ribosyltransferase-isomerase QueA; the protein is MRVADFTFDLPDSLIARHPLAERRGSRLLTLDGVSGALAHRQFTDLLEHLRPGDLMVFNNTRVIPARLFGQKASGGKLEILVERVLDSHRVLAHVRSSKSPKPGSKILIDGGGEAEMLARHDALFELGFAEEVLPLLDRVGHMPLPPYIDRPDEGSDRERYQTVYAERLGAVAAPTAGLHFDQPLLEAIAAKGVETAFVTLHVGAGTFQPVRVEKIEDHHMHSEWLEVGQDVVDAVAACRARGGRVVAVGTTSVRSLESAARDGVLKPFSGDTDIFIYPGRPFHVVDALVTNFHLPESTLLMLVSAFAGYPQTMAAYKAAVDNGYRFFSYGDAMFITRNPAPTAPKEAGPEETV
- a CDS encoding ABC-three component system protein, encoding MIHDATPSWSGYNYQGKLALHHVLCHISEKLRADAAHTFHGDSIVLENNEDFELFVNGELVSFHQVKAYEKQSFSSYDEALFGLALNLYNQPGPLGYIHTWKSINLPTGKNLQQAIEDFIRELITEHDTTPASSTIFKAVNVAPDRNKTAKIIKQAFDRLTAEKVYEALQAIVTNPSLALSRIQSYMYNGRAYCSIDDINNLIKSKLQEILTIRGGVNTTKQIDSGFHNLLEMIDVYVTKRHLQKQASELLHIDLPDIVTILDSDYADVSSQYLAIKFKERFFRLFDEFVNNPDYYSTPEDLEGFVCNLSQIRYTLLNADPDSLFSYYKNFSPSVKFDSLTNIEQALAVNETGVTDVLLRIFNAIDCTYCENDAARNKLVYRSLTNLANYYLPTTINDRSPTNIAKKLRANTRIVEDLYEVNHMIYGGPQRMSLYEQAATHTTAPPSANMEEEEPRDDYFSNLRLIPIEQAMDELNAD
- a CDS encoding ABC-three component system middle component 1; the encoded protein is MLINIIDKVFLNNGYEAVHFEHSYGELITKLFKPKEAENKAEYYLIVEHPNAMNRHADELLSEWADGLHLKVRENPKVDRVFSKNCTMIICWPELAITNKQVFQLEEDRYNFKKNVISYSSKELSDLQAKNSDFTLAQLNELVSQGDGAYFQRFKEKSAELENYYSLLLKIFIKIPFVTYLHDPKRLFDLDSSLTANLSASELDLYEFSLRIDENLDDEELMSEFLKRTT